The Triticum aestivum cultivar Chinese Spring chromosome 5A, IWGSC CS RefSeq v2.1, whole genome shotgun sequence genomic sequence gcgttactctgttttcattaacttaatactctagatgcatgctggatagcggttgatgagtggagtaatagtggtagatgcaggcaggagtcggtctacttgtctcggacgtgatgcctatatacatgatcatacctagatattctcataactatgctcaattctgtcaattgctcaacagtaattcgttcacccaccgtaaaatacctatgctcttgagagaagccactggtgaaacctatggcccccgggtctatcttcatcatattaatcttccaatacttagttatttcatttgcttttactttgcttttattttactttgcatctttatcataaaaataccaaaaatattatcttatcatatctatcaaatctcactctcgtaagtggtcgtgtagggattgacaaccccttatcgcgttggttgcgaggatttatttgttttgtgcaggtacgagggagtcgcgcgtagcctcctactggattgataccttggttctcaaaaaccgagggaaatacttatgctactttactgcatcatcccttcctcttcggggaaagccaacgcagtgctcaagaggtagcaaagtcCGTGAGCACGGATGCGGCAGCCGGCCGTCCAAAGCTaaccgcatacatttcaaaccagCTTTGAACAATCGGATGAATTTCATCAAACACGACAGAATTCATTAAAGTACGGATAAAAATAGTACATATTATCCATAAATAGCATACAAATATGTCTAGTACAACAATAGTTTAAATTCAAccggatgttcaacaagtttttcatgGATATATCAAATTCAACCATACTAACTCCATTTTCGGCACACGTTgtcccacatagttctcgaacccgtagggtccgcacgcttaacgttcggtgacgatcggtattatgattttatgtgttttgatgtaccgaaggtagttcagagtcccggatgtgatcacagacatgacgaggagtctcgaaatggtcgaggcataaatattgatatattggatgactatattcggacaccgaatgaGTTCCAGTGGCCACTAGATAATTATCAAAgtgtcggggggttatcggaacccccgggggaactaatgggccaacatgggccttgtgagagggagaggaggggccatagggctgcccctcccccttgggagtccaaattggacaaggagggggcggcaccccctctttccctccctctctccctctccttccttccccctccttcctcctagttggactaggaatgggggagtcctactcctactaggaggactcctccccctccttggcgcgccccaaggccgaccgtcctcccccttgctcctttatatacaggtgcagggggcaccctagaacacacaagttgtttgtttccagccgtgtgcggtgcccccttccaccataatccacctcggtcacatcgtagcggtgcttaggcgaagccctgttccggtagcatcatcatcactgtcatcacgccgtcgtgctgacgaagctctgcctcgacactctgctggatcgtgagttcatgggacgtcaccgagccgaacgtgtgcaaatcgcggaggtgtcgtactttcggtactaggatcggtcgattgtgaagacgtacgactgcatcaaccgcgctgtcataacgcttccgcttacggtctacgagggcacgtggacaagactcccccctctcgttgctatgcatcaccatgatcttgcgtatgcgtaggaaattttttgaaattactgtgttccccaaaaGATTGCGGGTTGTTTGAGGATCGGCGTGGAGATGCCCTTAGGCTTTGATGAATGAAAGGAGTCACCAAGACGTGGGTTGAAATGAGAAACCCTTGTGATGCCATGGACCTTTTTTACGCCTTCATTTTGGGATGCTCCTTGGTTACATGATCGTTAACATATTGAGCCCCTAATAATCATTGAGGCCTCTACGAAGAAAATTGGAAAATCATGGAAGTTTGGAAGGACAGAAAAATAGAGAagtagagaagaaaaagaaagatgggCCGAAAATGGGCTGAAGGCCACCGCCTGATGTGCTTGGGCCCAGCTTTCACCGTGCCGTGCATGGACACTGTTTGGTCTCCGTGTGCAGACCCGCTGCCAATCTGCGGGGCCGTTGGATTTCGCTGTATCTTCTCCGCCCTCCTTCGCCCGTACCCTAGCCACCGCACGAGCGAGCCGTCGGCCGAGAAAAGCTTCGGGAGGGGAATTCCCGACGCCTCGGTGGAGCATCCGGGCGCCGCTGCAGCCTGCCTGCCTGTGACGGAAAGGACGCTGCGTGCTTCGTATCCACGTCTCCTTCGATCGGCCGTGTCCGGGACTCCGGGTACGAATCAGACTCAGCTGTGACTTGTGGCCTTGTCGGTCGTGGCCGCACGCACCTGTATAGGCAGCACCGATGCTCTAGTTGATTGTAGTAATCGCCAGATCGCCTACGTAGGTtgtactactactgctactgtcaGTCGAGAGTTTGAAAAACACAAGCGAAGAAGAGACCGAGGGCATGCCTTGCAGAAAGGCAAGACTACGGCGGCGGCAGCAACGAATCCATGTAGAGATGGAGTCGTCGACTGTGTCTGAGCCTGAGGTGGGGATGCCGGCGGGGAACAAGgcggatgatgatgaggacgatgttGACGATGAGCCTGTCGAGTCTGAAGAACCAGCAACTCCGTCTGAATCTGATCAGGCCGCCGAGGAAGCGGCCGAGGAAGAGACGATGGCGATGATGATGGGACTGGGGGAGCTGGCCGACGAGGCAGCTGAGGAGGCGGCCAACAGCGGAGCCAAGAAGAACAGGAGATGCAATCGGTCGGCCCACGATATGATGGTGGAAGCGAGAGAGAAGCAAGGGGAAATACCCGAGGAAGCCAACACCGATCCATACGCCTACCAGGCGCGCGGTCACCGCCAGTGAAATGATTTTCGGTTTGTGTTTTTTTTCGTCCTTGGCCGAAATGGCCGAATTTCGGGAATTTCAAAAAATTCGGCAAAATCTCGGACGAAATTGCAaaatcaaaatttgaaaatttggcCAAAATTTAACCGAAATttggccgaaattcggccgaaattTGAACAAAACTTTAAATAAAATAGAGCAAAACATATCAGCACAACAACCATCAGGAGAGATCTTATAAACGTTAGCAAATAAGCTCTAGGGATTAAGAAAATTGAATCTGCCCAACATAACAGGCACACGTTAGCTATAATGTTGCCTCCAACATAACAGTTAACAATCCAACATAGCAGACACACATTAGTTATAAAATTGCCTCCAACATAACCCTTAACAGTCCAACATAACAGGCACACATTAGTTATAAAATTGCCTCTGACATAAACCCTTAACCGTCCAGCATCAGTTCAACCATCACAGCATAGTTCAAAGTTTAAATAGTCCAGTACAGCCAAAAGACTTTAAAGCATTAAACATAGAAACATCTCCAAAAGACAACCATCAGCTTATTTGAAGCATCAGCTCCAAGCTTCCCAACATCCaaaagcttcttgatatccttgcTCACGTGCCATTTCTGGTTTGGAGAAAACAGAGGAAGGGTCATGATACAGAGTGCATACATCTAAGTAACTAGCAGTTCCAAGTAGCAACTAAAATACTGTGTTAAGTAGCAATTAGAACAACACTACTAAGTGATTGGTAGCAACTAGAACATCACTGGTATGTGATAAGTAGCAATTATAGCAACAATACAAGAAGATAAGTATCAATTACAGCAACACTACTAGGTGAGCAATTAGAACAGCAGTACTAATCATACACAGTGAGCATAAACATTAGAGCACGAGAACAATTAAAGATCAACCTACTTAAAGAAAGCAATATACATCAAGCTATTTAAAGATCAGCCGCTTTGAACATATACATCAAGCTAGATTTTTCTAAGTAACAAACCTGAATCAGAAACACCAAAAAGAAGAGACTTACCAAATTTACGAGTAGAGGCTGTTGACGTTCTTGGTCTTCTTCCTAATAAGTCGTCCAGATCTAGTCTCCAAATGGCCAGTGCTTGTTGGTGCCTCCTTTTGAACTTGTACTTGTGTctcttcttcaagttgcatttgTGTCTCAAGCTGATCTTGTtcaccatcctcatcatcctcactcACCCCATCATCATCCTCGATGTCATTATCAACATATTCATTCTCTTCTTCATCATCCTCACTCTCAGTTTCAAGAAACTCATTCTCATCATCATCATTCCTCTTTCTTTTCTTGTTATTACCCTTTGAACCAACATAAGACGCCTTCCTGCTTGAGTTGAGGCGCCTTATTTGCTCAAAAACAGCACTAGCTGCATCAGCTCCATCCACAATCGGATCCTCTACATCCTCATTCAGCCACTCCATTATTGGGTTTGTTTCATCAAACATTGTGGTATCCATTAGCAATGCACTTGGATCAATTTCTTTATCtatatctctctctttctcttgatCTTCTTCAGCACGTATCTTCAAGGTTTGAATAGTAAACAAGTAAATTATATGACATGCAAGGACAACACAAAGTAGAAAGTAAAAGTGATGGTTTATACCTTTAAGTTGTAGCGTACAGAAACTAGCTTGTGGAGCTTGTCATATAGAAGATGACTTCTTTGCTTTGTGTGCACCAAAGCAAAAGCGCTCCAATTTCTCTCACACCCACTAGAGGAGACACATTGTGAGCAAATTCTCATTGCACATTTCTGCAATGCAGGAACATCCCCTCCAAACTGAAACCACCATTGGGCTGCAAGATAACACCAATGAAATTTTCAGGAATGCAAACCAAAAGGAAATGGAAATTCTAAAACTAAAACACCATAACTTACTTGGCCCCATTCTCGCCGCAGCTTCTTCTGCCAATCTGGTCCCAAACCTCCCTTGGCACTCCCTGAACTTGCTCACTTCATCAATGGCTGAAAGAGCACTCACTCGGTCTAATATCTTCGCTATCGCATCTGTTAGTGAAGTGGCATAATCTGTGTGGTTGCAAAGGTTCAGCTTGTAATGTGTATATGGGTCAAGGACAGCAGCTGAAAAACAATAGAGCCACATGAGTTAAAGAACAGAAAAAAGAGAAACATAAATTAGCTTCATCATAGTTGGCCTCCAAATATGGCCCATCAATCTCCTCCGCGGTTGGTATAGGAATAGGCCCTAATTGTTGAGTGATCTTCACAGCAGCTCGAAAGTATGGGCAATCAGCTTTACGTCCAGCAATATCATTGGCATGAAAAAACTTGGACCAAGCTAGACCAAGTGCATCTCTTGAATTAGGATCCAAAGCACTACTGATCTTGGGCTGCATAGATACTTTGTTGCTAGATAATTGCCTGTCAAAATAGGCGCTGATACTCCTTTTACCAACAGAAACATGCACATCACCCACACCCCAAGCTAGACCAAGTGCATCTCTTGAATTAGGATCCAAAGCACTACTGATCTTGGGCTGCATAGATACTTTGTTGCTAGATAATTGCCTGTCAAAATAGGCGCTGATACTCCTTTTACCAACAGAAACATGCACATCACCCACACCCCCCTTGCCAATTCTCCTTTCAATTCTGCGAGAGACATTCGGGTCACGCAATGCTTCTCTAATATTCATCTGaatttcttcttcatcatcatctggtACGTTAACTACCCCTCCTTTTTTATACAACCCTTCCATAATATTTCTTTCAATTCTCAGCCTGCTATTTTGTTTGTCTCTTTTCTTCCTCCTTGATTCATCCCGGCACTCTCTCATTGCATCTCTCACATTTCTTGGCACATTGGGACAGCTCCTCACATTACCTACAATACCACCAAGGTGCTCCGCGACACGGGTTGCACCTCCACCTTTGTGCTTTAGGCTGCAGTACGTGCAATCAAAACCCCCATAATACGGCCATGCATGATTCCAAGGATCATATAAGTTATTGTCTTTAAGTCCTGCATTGCAAGGTTACAAACATCAGTTTAATTGAACCTAGCAAATAAAGATCATGGTTCCAATAGCATCGTGTGACCAAGCAAAGCATAGTAATACCTTTCCAAGGTCTTTGGGAACCACTTCCATTTGCATCCTGGTCGCCGCTGCCACTCCTATTTGCAGTTCCATTACCTAAAAATCACATGACAAAAGAACGACGGTCAGTTATAAAGAGTAGACAGCTAAGAAAGCAAACCTTTCTTACTAGGGTGTCCTGATATGAATGAGGAACAAAAACAGTACAGACAGATTATCTAGTTTAGATACTAAggaataaataatttatatacaaGCTGATGCTCTAGTACCGCTGGACATTGAAATTAATCAGTGGTCAACAACTACTTAGTTAAATACACAAACACAACTGAAATTTATATTGGACGCGTTGTAGATCTAAATAAATGATCGATTCAAACATGGGATGCTTCTGCAAATATACAAGCCAGTGGTTGGATGTGATAATAAAAGCTTTAATTTTGTGCACAAGCCACTGGTTGTAACCACTTTTCTATTACCAGATCGTGGGCAACCTTTCTGACTACCGAATGCATGTACGTTTCAGATTATATACCAAGTCAAAACATTGTCAGAATCCTTGGTGACTACAAGATGCATGTGTATTTCAGATTAATGATGCCACTACTCTGTTCAAATCATCAAGAGTGAGTTTTTCTTACCCCTGTATGATATTGCAGCCTCTCATTCATCTAAAGAAGCACAAGTACTGAAACTGCATCTACGTACTGAAACTGAAACTGCATCTACGTACTTGATTGAGATGCATACGCATCAAGAAAGCTTGTACCTTCCCAAACAAGAGGACGCCCTCCATGCTGCTGTCGCTGCCCCGTGCTACTGCCTCCATGGTTGGCTCGTGCACCATCAGCTTCGTTGCCGCAGCCGCCGAGCGCCATGCCCTTGTCTTGGAGCAGCGAATGGCACGAACTGGATGGGGTGGAGGCGAGGAGATGTGGAGGAAGGCGGGAGGCTAGTGAGCGCGTTGGCCGGACGCCGGAGAAGCTACGCTGGCGAGGATGTGTTCTGTGCGCAGCGGCGGCGCCACCCACAGGAGGAGCGAGAGGAAAAACAGCGATTCTAGGGTTGGGACATTTGCGTTCGTGCTTTTATATGAGCAGAAGCGTAACATGAAGGCCCTAGAAGCTGGGCCGGGCAAATAAATTCAAACTGGGCCAAATAATTCGGACGAAAGGCCCATATACCGGGCCCAGgcgagatggccgaaattcggccgaaattTAGTGACTGGATCTTCGCCCGACACTACGGCCCCTTCGACCAGACCAGTAAGCGACCTCCTCCCATGCATCCTAGCTGTTTTGCTGCCTAATTTTACTAGCATGCGACATTGACACACACCTCTACTATTAGCATATCCATATCATCACTAACTGTGACATATGTCTGTCATGAAGCATCTATCCCTGCGTCGTGCTTCACCGGCCTTCGTCGCCCTAACAACCGCTACGCCTGCACCCAGGAGATGCTCCAGATCTTCTGGATCAAAGTCGGGAAGATAAAGAAGCCCCTGCAGTGGCCATTACAGGTTTTTGGTACGATCGCCGTGCGGGATGTGCTGGATCACAATCACATCATGGTCTTCGATCGCGAAAGGGATAACTGTCAAACCCTTACCAAGAAGGTACGTGCGATATCATGCATACAGATTATATGGATTCACTCTTTTTTCAGCTAAATTTAACATGATGATAGGAGTGGCTAAAATTAATATATGCAACAAATGCCAAACCATAACCGAGCTCCGTACATGAATACTAGCTAATCAGTTTATTATGTTCTTCAGCTAACTTCAGGTATGATATAATAGTGCGCTGTCTGGTTGGTCTAGAGGTAAAACATGTATCTGTTATCGTTTTTGCTTTCACTATGCTACCCAATGTTACATCTTCTTTTGCATTAGGTAACTGTTAATATAGACTACTCCCATCAGTCTTAGTGATTGTGATGATCTGAACAATCTTGCCCACCCAACACAAATTATTGGCTCAAGCCTCCTGGTTAATTTTGCTCATCATATTGCCATATTTGCCTGCAGTAAGTTTCTAATTAAGTCTAGGAACAATGCCAGTTAAAAAGTGGATCATGTATAGATTGGCACTTCTTGGTTTGGGTAAATTCGGCTATTGATGGTCGTCAATTATTAATTTATTATGACTGAAGAGGAATTTTCCTTTTTGTCGAAAACAACATTTCCTATGACGGGACTGAAGCACTACTATTATTTTGCACGCAGGATAGATTTCTTACGCTGACAGGTCCTACCCGAGGAGTTGTGGTGGATGTGTATCCTACCTATGTTGAGGTCGATCTGAAGGCGAAGGGCGCCACAGAATCGGAGGACATGGATTTAAGCTATTTAGTAGTCAGGTCTATGCCCTGCAGCCCGTCGTATCGCGCCGTGCCTAGCAGGCTTAGCACATTGGAGTTGACATACATTCGAATATACGACTGTGTGGAAGTCGCAATCAGTGTAAAAGTCAGAAAACATGGGTTCTGGCCCGGTTGCCGCGGTTTATTCACTGCCAGCACAGCCAGTTACGAAGACTTGGAGATCCCGTTGCTTGCGTTTGAAGGCGATAGGTTGCCGGTTGATGCTAGTGGAAGGCTTGAGCTTTCACGTCGTGTGGTCTGCGTAGAGCTTCAGCAGCCCGAAGGTAAGCTCTTGTTTTCGGCGAAGGCACTGCGTGGTAGTGATGAGAAAGACGTGAGGAGAGTTCGTAAGACTTTCACTCCCAAGAAGGTTGGTAAAACCAAGGAGAATATCAAGATTGGTTCCTGTGAGATGGAGGTAACTGTCACATGGTCCCTTCTTCCAAATTGTAAGTATGATTATGACAGTGCTTTGAGAAGGTATTATTAAGTTTGACTTCTGTGAGGTGAAGGTTTTGACTGTGAACCTTTCAAAAGAAAAAGATTTTGACTGTGATGTGATCTCTTCTCTAGGCATCAAGCAGTATGACTGACTAATAAAAAGCCTTCATAATATGAAATGCAAACCGTGTAAAATTTGCAAGCTCATAGCTGGAATATGAGTTTCTTTTGTATGGTCTGATGACATTTTGTCTGGGTATTCCTTTTAGGGAAATTTTTGCCACAACACACTAAACTTTTCCACTTTTTGGCACAACACACAGTGTACAATGCATTCTTATTTTCTGAGTTTTGAAGCTGAGAAACACGCTGTTTTTTTCCGAGTTTTGACGCAGTGAAACACATCATTTGGGTATTCTGTGTAGAGAAACTATGCTATATAGCACACTAAACTTCTCAGCTCTTTGTGGCAACACGCTACAAAAAAAGAGAGGGGTCCGTTGAATACCATCGCAAAAACCAGTGTTTCCCACAGCGTATAATATCAGTTTCTGAGTTTGGAGACAGAGAAACACATCAGAGCCAAGCTTTTTTTTTTCCAAGCTGACATAGGAACCTATTCCAGGCATAGCCGGAGGCCTTCGAGTGACGCTAGTTACGATCTTAGCTTCATCAGTGCAACGATCTTTACTGCTCAGAAATAGAGTTGCATTGATAAAGGATTGACTGAGCTGCACACAATCTCGCGCATCAGATGATGCAGGTAAAAGTCAAAAATAAGCCTTAAACTTGTAGGCGAAAGCTAAACCAAATCATGAACTCTCAATCCTTGAAATCAGCATCCTGGTCTATTTCAAACCTTGAGAGGATCTAGCTGGTATTCGCTGAATTGGGCAGGCACATTAGCGGAATCGCTAGCGTTGctcttgtttttcttttctttttctttttttgatttCGTTTGTTTTTACTTTGGTTTTTCATCGCTTTTCTTCTACTTTCTTTCCTTCGCTATACTTTGTTTTTTCACTGATTTTCTTTCTTCGTTATACTtttgaatcattttgtttttttcatattatttgtttttttgcttttattttgaTTCTTTACTGGTTACCGATTTTCTTTTTTACACATATCTAATTATTCTCAGTACCCAATGTACATGTTTAGCGCACACATGAAATAACTTTTGATACACTtttgacatttttcaaatacattccgtacattttttaaaatacatgtttcaaatatatttttaatacatggtaaTATTTTTCCAAATACACGTTTTACAATTTCCTAACAACAATAAACATTTTATAAACTACActaacattttttccattcttacacattttttaaaattgtatacactttttttcaaatatatgtcgCATATAGTCTTTTAAGGGTGTGATACACTGTTTTACATcacgcaaacatttttttaaaattgtatacacattttttttaaatgtcaGAAGATCATTTTTGAAACTCGTGAACATTCTTGAAATGTTACATTTTTAATGGactaaacatttttttgaatcacaCGAATATTATTTTACATTctgcaaacattttttttgaaataccaCATACATTTATCTAAACTAGTGATATTTTGTTGATGTCACAGACATTTTCTTTACACATTTGTtgtagtttcaaaaaaattcccatttTATATAAATTTAAAAATGTTTTGCCCCAAAAAGTTTTCAAAGTTCAACGCTTTGGCGTGTGCTTAAATTTTCGGGCCTCTAATTATATCATTCATAGTCATCTGTTCTAGTGGCTATCGGGATGAGTTCTGTCAGATCCCAAGTTCTACTCAGCCGGAGTTGTTTTTGTTATGTACTTTTCACTTTTTTTGAGGCAAATGTACTTTACACGTTGCgctttaagaaaaagaaaaaaaatcgcttCATGCCTGGTGGGCCGGCATAGTGGAGTCCGCAGCCAACAATTCCGGATTTAACATGCCACGTCGACAAGTTTGGTAACTCTCTCAAGGATCGTTTGCCAAGAAACCCAATGCGGTTTTCTTTTGCCATCCTTACTGCCCCACCAAAACCTAAGGGTATGGGGGGTTTAGGATTCAAGGACTTTGAATTGTTTAATCTAGCTATGCTAGCTAGACAAGCCTGGAGGTTGCTGCAGCGTCCCAATACCCTATGTGCCAGAATCCTTAGAAGCATCTACTACCCGCAGTCTGATATTTTAGAAGCTAATTTGGGTGGCCATCCTAGCCAAGTGTGGAGGGTTGTAGTTGAAGGCAGAGATATACTGAAACAAGGATTGATCAGAAGGATCGGGAATGGAGAGACAACATATATATGGAGGGACAACTGGATCCCGAGGGAGGAGATGCTGAGACCATATGGGTGTTTGGTGATAAATCCACCAAGCAGAGTGTCTGAGCTAATCGATCATACATCCGCGTCTTGGGACCGAGCGAAAGTAGAAGCGACCTTCTTGTCGATGGACACCCGAATAATCCTGAGCATCCCACTATGCACCCGAAACTTGTCTGATTTCTGGAGCTGGCACTATGAGAAGCACAGAGTTTTTTCGGTCAAGTCTGCATATCGTATGTTAGTGGCCACTAAGCAACGAAGAGAAGCTTGGCTTGATGGAAATCCCGGCTCCTCAAATTCAAATGATGAGGAAGGTACGTGGAAAACTTTATGGAAAACGCCCGTCCCGGCAAAGGTGAGAATGTTTCTGTGGCGACTATCTAAGCATTCCTTGCCCACAAACGACGTACGAGCGCACAGACATATGACTGATTCGGCTAGTTGTGGATTGTGCGGAGCGCCAGATTTGTGGAGGCACTCGTTGCTGGAATGTGTTGCATCCAGATGCGTGTGGGCATTGATCGATGACGAGCTGGTGCATAAAATGATGATGGTTACGGAACCTACTGCCAAACACTGGCTGTTTTCATTAATGGAGATGCTGGAGCATGACAAGTTTGTGCTGCTCTCTGTCACTCAATGGGCGATCTGGTCAGCTAGGAGAAAAGCATACACGAAGGGATCTTTCAGAGTCCACAATCTACCCAAGCATTCATTCACAGGTTCATCGACGATTTACA encodes the following:
- the LOC123101468 gene encoding uncharacterized protein codes for the protein MPCRKARLRRRQQRIHVEMESSTVSEPEVGMPAGNKADDDEDDVDDEPVESEEPATPSESDQAAEEAAEEETMAMMMGLGELADEAAEEAANSGAKKNRRCNRSAHDMMVEAREKQGEIPEEANTDPYAYQARGHRQCIRIKKACTFPNKRTPSMLLSLPRATASMVGSCTISFVAAAAERHALVLEQRMARTGWGGGEEMWRKAGGEMAEIRPKFSDWIFARHYGPFDQTTSIPASCFTGLRRPNNRYACTQEMLQIFWIKVGKIKKPLQWPLQVFGTIAVRDVLDHNHIMVFDRERDNCQTLTKKDRFLTLTGPTRGVVVDVYPTYVEVDLKAKGATESEDMDLSYLVVRSMPCSPSYRAVPSRLSTLELTYIRIYDCVEVAISVKVRKHGFWPGCRGLFTASTASYEDLEIPLLAFEGDRLPVDASGRLELSRRVVCVELQQPEGKLLFSAKALRGSDEKDVRRVRKTFTPKKVGKTKENIKIGSCEMEVTVTWSLLPNCKYDYDSALRRYY
- the LOC123104430 gene encoding eisosome protein SEG2; protein product: MWLYCFSAAVLDPYTHYKLNLCNHTDYATSLTDAIAKILDRVSALSAIDEVSKFRECQGRFGTRLAEEAAARMGPTQWWFQFGGDVPALQKCAMRICSQCVSSSGCERNWSAFALVHTKQRSHLLYDKLHKLVSVRYNLKIRAEEDQEKERDIDKEIDPSALLMDTTMFDETNPIMEWLNEDVEDPIVDGADAASAVFEQIRRLNSSRKASYVGSKGNNKKRKRNDDDENEFLETESEDDEEENEYVDNDIEDDDGVSEDDEDGEQDQLETQMQLEEETQVQVQKEAPTSTGHLETRSGRLIRKKTKNVNSLYS